A genomic window from Tolypothrix sp. PCC 7910 includes:
- a CDS encoding 4-oxalocrotonate tautomerase family protein has translation MPFVTVQIAKGHSIEKKRKLVQAVTDALVSALGTKPEWITVHIDEFERENWAVGGQLHSDKHSGRHAETGR, from the coding sequence ATGCCATTTGTTACAGTCCAAATTGCCAAAGGTCACTCAATTGAAAAAAAGCGCAAACTAGTACAAGCGGTAACCGATGCCCTAGTTTCTGCTTTAGGTACAAAACCAGAATGGATCACCGTTCATATTGATGAATTTGAAAGAGAGAATTGGGCTGTTGGTGGTCAATTACACTCTGATAAACATAGCGGTAGACACGCAGAAACAGGCAGATAA
- the hypE gene encoding hydrogenase expression/formation protein HypE has product MDVLPTNSAQNSLFQKIEKIRRRQPKVRDTHITLAHGSGGKAMRDLIDDIFVQSFDNPILSQLEDQASFSLANLMQQGDRLAFTTDSYVVDPLFFPGSDIGELAINGTINDLAVSGAKPLYLTCSVILEEGLAVETLRRVVTSMKAAANQAGIQIVTGDTKVVHRGAADKLFINTAGIGIIPPGIEISAHKIQPGDAIIINGELGNHGAAILIARGELALDTNIESDCQPLHGLVETILNVCPEVHAMRDATRGGLATVLNEFALSSDVGIRLYEQSIPVREEVKGVCELLGLDPLYLANEGKLVVVVPGQQAEAVLAVMKSHPAGKDASIIGEAIPSPSGVVLLKTIFNAERIVDMLVGDQLPRIC; this is encoded by the coding sequence ATGGACGTTTTACCAACCAACTCAGCACAAAATTCCTTATTTCAAAAAATCGAAAAAATTCGCCGTCGCCAGCCCAAAGTGCGAGATACTCATATTACCCTCGCACATGGTAGTGGCGGTAAAGCCATGCGCGATTTAATTGATGATATTTTTGTCCAAAGTTTTGATAACCCCATTCTCTCCCAACTAGAAGACCAAGCTAGTTTTAGCTTAGCCAATCTCATGCAACAGGGAGACAGATTAGCTTTTACCACTGATTCCTATGTTGTAGATCCCTTATTTTTTCCGGGTAGCGATATTGGAGAATTAGCCATCAATGGCACAATTAATGATTTAGCTGTGAGTGGTGCAAAACCTTTATATCTCACCTGTAGCGTCATTTTAGAAGAAGGTTTAGCAGTAGAAACCTTACGCCGTGTAGTTACCAGTATGAAAGCAGCCGCTAATCAAGCGGGTATTCAAATTGTGACTGGTGACACCAAAGTTGTACATCGCGGTGCTGCTGATAAACTATTTATTAATACTGCTGGTATTGGTATTATTCCTCCCGGAATCGAAATTTCTGCCCATAAAATTCAGCCAGGAGATGCCATCATTATTAATGGCGAATTAGGCAATCATGGCGCAGCAATTTTAATTGCCCGTGGTGAATTAGCATTAGATACTAATATTGAAAGCGACTGTCAACCATTGCATGGTTTAGTAGAAACTATCCTCAATGTTTGCCCAGAAGTTCATGCAATGCGGGATGCAACTCGTGGTGGTTTAGCCACAGTTTTAAACGAATTTGCCCTCAGTTCAGATGTGGGAATTCGTCTCTACGAACAATCTATTCCAGTTCGGGAAGAAGTCAAAGGTGTGTGCGAACTTCTCGGTTTAGATCCCTTGTATCTTGCCAACGAAGGTAAGTTAGTAGTAGTAGTACCCGGACAACAAGCAGAAGCAGTTTTAGCAGTTATGAAATCTCACCCAGCCGGCAAAGATGCTTCAATTATTGGTGAAGCTATCCCCTCACCTTCAGGTGTAGTTTTATTAAAAACTATTTTCAATGCCGAAAGAATTGTTGATATGTTAGTAGGCGACCAATTACCCAGAATTTGTTAA
- the hypA gene encoding hydrogenase maturation nickel metallochaperone HypA: MHELGITQNIVAIVTEHAQGKKVQRVTLEIGKLSAIMPDAIRFCFDICTQSTVLEGAKLEIIEIPGLAECRQCGNKIALDKPFGVCECGSVQLNLITGEELKIKEIEIEEICV; encoded by the coding sequence ATGCACGAACTCGGAATTACACAAAATATTGTTGCCATAGTTACAGAACACGCCCAAGGTAAAAAAGTTCAAAGAGTCACATTAGAAATTGGCAAGCTATCAGCCATTATGCCTGATGCTATTCGGTTTTGTTTTGATATTTGCACTCAAAGTACAGTTTTAGAAGGTGCAAAATTAGAAATTATAGAAATTCCTGGTTTAGCAGAATGTCGCCAATGTGGTAATAAAATTGCTTTAGACAAACCCTTTGGTGTTTGTGAATGTGGTAGTGTGCAATTAAATTTAATAACTGGTGAAGAATTAAAAATTAAGGAAATAGAAATAGAGGAAATATGTGTGTAA
- the hypB gene encoding hydrogenase nickel incorporation protein HypB — MCVTCGCSDDAESKVTNLATGEVNHHHHHHDDGTHTHTLPDGTVITHSHSHDHHREASQIHAKMHGTTISLEQDILAKNNLLAAQNRGWFKGRNILALNLMSSPGAGKTTLLTRTIKDLASKSTISVIEGDQETTNDAKKIQETGCKVVQINTGTGCHLDASMIERGLQQLNPPLNSVVMIENVGNLVCPALFDLGEQAKVVILSVTEGEDKPIKYPHMFRASEVMILTKIDLLPYVQFDVQKCLEYARQVNPEIQIFQVSSTTGAGLENWYEWLYKKVSLPVMG; from the coding sequence ATGTGTGTAACTTGCGGTTGTTCTGATGATGCAGAAAGCAAAGTAACTAATTTAGCTACAGGTGAAGTGAATCATCATCACCACCATCATGATGATGGAACTCACACTCACACCTTACCTGATGGTACTGTAATTACCCATTCCCACAGTCACGATCATCATCGAGAAGCATCGCAGATTCATGCCAAAATGCATGGCACAACAATTAGTTTAGAACAAGATATTTTAGCAAAAAATAACCTGTTAGCTGCTCAAAATCGTGGCTGGTTTAAAGGGCGAAATATTCTCGCTTTAAACTTAATGAGTTCTCCTGGTGCTGGTAAAACAACTTTGTTAACCCGCACTATCAAAGATTTAGCATCTAAATCAACTATCAGCGTTATTGAAGGCGATCAAGAGACAACTAATGATGCCAAAAAAATTCAAGAAACTGGCTGTAAAGTTGTCCAAATTAATACAGGTACAGGCTGTCATTTAGATGCTTCAATGATAGAAAGAGGTTTACAACAACTCAACCCACCTTTAAACTCAGTGGTGATGATTGAGAATGTGGGTAACTTAGTTTGTCCAGCATTATTTGATTTAGGCGAACAAGCAAAAGTTGTCATTCTCTCTGTGACTGAAGGAGAAGATAAACCTATTAAATATCCGCATATGTTTCGCGCTAGTGAGGTGATGATTCTCACTAAAATCGATTTATTACCTTATGTACAATTTGATGTGCAAAAATGTCTAGAATATGCACGCCAAGTTAATCCAGAAATTCAAATTTTTCAAGTTTCTTCTACTACAGGTGCTGGGTTAGAAAATTGGTATGAGTGGTTATACAAAAAAGTTAGCTTGCCTGTGATGGGATAA